TGCCGCCAATCATGGCGATGCGGGTATGCCCCAGACTGATAAGGTGATTGGTGGCGAGTGCCGTGCCATAGGCATCGTCGCCGCGAAATGTAGGAACATCGATTTCAGGGACCGAGCGTGCAATCAGAATGGCCGGCATCCCGTTGTCTTCCGCCAGGCGGATGTCGGACGCAGGCGTTCCGATGGCCGGCGACATGATCACCCCGTCACCGCCAAGCTGCAGCAGCGTCTCGATGAAATTGCGCTGCTTCTCGACCGAATCATAATGATTGGAGAGAATGAAAGTCTGCCGGCTGCGATCGAGTTCGGTTTCAATCGCCCTGAGAATTTCCGCATAAAACGGGTTCATGATGTCATGCACAACGACACCGACAATACCGGAGCGGGAGGTCCTGAGCGATGCCGCCCGCCTATTGTATATATAGCCCAGATCAATCGCTTTCTCCTTGATCCGATCTCGTGTCGTATCGGCGACCAGCGGGCTGTCTCTTAATGCCAATGATACGGTTGCAGTCGACAGACCCAAAGCTTCCGCAATGGTGGACAGTTTTACCTTTTGCGCCAAATGCGATTTCCCCAACAAAGGAGCGTGCCGCTCCAATTCAAACTTTTAAACAAGGTTAAAAGCTTTAAACAACGCTTGCAATCAATCTGTTTGCGGCGCGGCACTTTCGCCTGTGGTCGTCGTATCTTGGTCAGCGGCACCGTCATCATCATCGTCAGGTTCAAGACCAGCTATCACAGTTTCAACATTCAGCGTTTTGGCAATATTGGCGTCCATCTTGGCCAGCAATTCGAGCAATTCCGCGGTATCCTTTTTCTTCAGCCCAGCAAAAGCGGCCTTTTCCGTCCGTCGCTGCGCCTTGCGAACAGCCTTGATCTGATCGCGACCGGCATCGGTAAGGAACACCAGCAGCATGCGGCCGTCGTCCGGCGAGCCCTCGCGCCGCACAAAACCCTGGGCAGCGAGCCGACCGATGGTCTTGGTGATGGTAGGCGCCTTGACCCCAAGCGATATGGCTATCGCGCCGGGTGTCTGGCCATCCTGATCGTCGAGAGCCAGCATCACCCCGTCCTGACCGGCATAGAGCCCCAGATCGAGCAGGTAACGCGACAAAACGGTTCTGGCGTTGCGCGCAACCTGGTTGACCAGCACCAGCGCTTCGGCCTGGCTTTCCCGCTTCGTCATCTTGGATTTGCTTTTCTTCTTGGAGGACATTGAACACTCCTTGCTGCAGCATTTGCTCCAAGTTTTTGACAATACCGTGACTTGCCAAACCCATCGGACTAGAAACACCGTAAACAGGCTTCGAATCCTTGACTTTGACTCTAAACAAGCCTGATCGGAAAAACCACCACATGACACGACAATCGGTGACGATCGCGGTCCTTCCACTTGGCGCCCATGAACAGCATGGGCCGCATCTTCCGTTCGAAACCGACGCGGTGATCGCAGGTGCGGTTGCGCAAAGGCTTGCCAAAACAGCACCGCCCGGCATCAAGGTCGAAGTTTTGCCACTGGAACCCGTCGGTTATTCGATCGAGCACATGGACGTTGACGGCACCCAGACGCTTGCTTTTGACGAGGCCGTCAACCGCTGGATCAGGATTGCCGGCGAATGTGCCGATAGGGGCGTAAGGCGGTTGATGTTGCTCAATGCCCATGGAGGCAACTCACCGCTGCTCACAATCGTCGCCACCGAGGCACGCGTGCGTTTCAACATGCTGGTGGTGGCAACCAGTTGGACTCGCTTCGGCGTTCCCGACGAGGTCATCTCGCCCGATGACAAGGCCTACGACATTCACGCAGGCGATATTGAAACATCCGTCATGCTTGCGCTCCGGCCGGAGCTGGTCCGGCAGGAGGCAATCCGGGACTTCCCCTCGAGCCAGCAAGATTTTACCGCGCGTTTTAAACACCTGCGCGCCTATGGTCCCCATGCATTCGGCTGGAAAATGTCAGACCTCAATTCGGACGGTGCCGCAGGCAAAGCATCTCAGGCCAGCGCCGCAAAGGGCGAGGCACTTCTTGATCACGCTGTCGCAGGGCTTTGCGAATTGCTGGACGACATGGCGCAGTTCGATCCCGATGATCTGCGCTAACTCGGATAAGTAAGCCAAGACTAACGTATTCACGTACACCTGGACCCAGCGCGTCGGTTGATATTCAGATCTCGTGCCTATTTTCAATAGATAAGCAAGCCACCAACACAGCCAAAGGCTCAAATCATGCTCCGCACCGATACTTTGATCATCGGCGCCGGCCTCGCCGGGCTGACCGCAGCAAGGCACCTGCGCGACAGTAACATCGATGTGGTGGTGATCGAAAAGTCGCGGTCTCCTGGCGGACGAATGTCGACCCGGCGCAGTGATTACGGCAATTTCGATCATGGTGCCCAGTATTTTACCAGCCGCACGCCGGAGTTCACCGCTCTGGTCAATCAGCTTGTCGAGAATGGCGATATCGCTCCATGGCAACCGAAGGGAAAGGACAGCACATGGCCCTGGTGGGTCGGTCAACCTGGCATGTCTGCCATGGGCAAGGCGCTGGCAGGCGGTCTCGATATCCGGTTCCAGGCCCAGGTGTCGGGGATCAACCGCATTGATGATGGGTACAGCGTCGAGATTGAAGCAGCAGACAACGCCAGCAACGCGATATCGGCCGCACGGGTCGTTGCCGCCATTCCCGCACCGCAGGCAGCATCCCTTCTGGTTCCACTTGATCCGGCATTCACCGCAATCGAGCAAGTGGTGATGGCACCTTGCTGGGCCGCAATGGTCGCCTTTGATACCAGTCCGGCTGCAGTTCCGGACATACTCCGCGGGGATCCAGCAGATCCACTGGCGCTGATCGCGCGGAACAGCTCCAAGCCCGGACGAAACGGCGAAACCTTTGTCCTTCACGCCTCACCCGCATGGAGCCGAGAGCGGCTGGAGGATAAAAAGGAAGTGGTTGCCGACGACCTTCTGGCGGCCATGCGCCACGCCGTTGCTCCCTACACAATCTTGCCCGAACCGGTTCATTGCATTGCGCACCGCTGGCGCCATGCCCTGACCGAAACAGCTTTGGATGCGCCCTTCATCACCAATACGGACAGCACGCTTCTGGCTTGCGGCGACTGGTGCATTGGCGGGCGGATCGAAGCCGCGCATCAATCCGGACTGGCCGCGTCCCGCCACATAGTGTCAATGTGAAACGGGCATGTGAGTGGCGCAATCGGATCAGAGCGCCTATATGGGGCATTCTAGAACACTCCTGACAGGCAATGACCATGAGCGAAGCCCCCGCCCCCATCCCCGTGACCGTGCTGACAGGCTATCTCGGAGCCGGAAAGACCACCTTGCTCAACCGGATTCTCACCGAGTCCCATGGCAAGCGCTATGCTGTTATCGTCAATGAGTTCGGCGAAATCGGCATCGACAACGATCTCATCGTCGAATCCGATGAAGAGATCTACGAGATGAACAATGGCTGCGTCTGCTGCACCGTTCGCGGCGATCTCATCCGGGTTGTCGAAGGTCTGATGCGCCGGCCCGGCCGTTTTGATGCAATCATCGTTGAAACCACCGGCCTCGCCGACCCGGCACCCGTGGCGCAGACTTTCTTCATGGATGATGATGTCCGCTCCAAGACCAGGCTCGATGCTGTGGTAGCGCTGGTCGATGCGCGTCATCTGCCGGCCCGTCTCAAGGACAGCCGAGAGGCCGAAGATCAGATCGCCTTTGCTGACGTCGTGCTCCTGAACAAGACCGATCTGGTTTCACCCGAAGAGCTTGAAGCGGTCGAACGCATCGTCCGCGCGATCAACCCGTCAGCCCGCATACACCGCACGGAACGCGCTTCGGTCGCTCTTGATGCGGTGCTCGATCGCGGTGCCTTCGATCTGAGCCGGGCACTCGACAATGATCCGCATTTTCTCGATCACGACGACCCGGACCATGTTTGCACACCGGATTGCGACCATGATCACAGCCACGATCACCATGGACATGATCATCATCATGCTCACGACCACGACGGACATGGCCACAAGCACGCGGCTCCCGCCGCAATTCATGACCTGACCATTGAGTCGATCTCGCTTCGCACAGGCCCGCTCAACCCGAAGAGGTTCTTCCCCTGGATCGAGAAGATCACCCAGATAGACGGACCCAAGATTCTCAGGCTCAAAGGCATCATCGCCTTTGATGGCGATGATGACCGCTATGTGGTTCAGGGCGTGCACATGATTGTCGAAGGCGACCATCAGCGCGCCTGGAAAGACGATGAAAAGCGCGAAAGCCGCATCGTCTTCATCGGTCGTGACCTCGACCGCGAAAAGCTGGAACGCACCTTCCTGGCCTGCCAGGCCTGAGGACAGTCATCATGCCGACAGTCGCGCCCGTCGACCTCGACGATCATTGCCTCGCAGTCACCTTCCTTGGCGAGGTGCCAACCTTTGCGATGGCCTCCGGATTGGTTGTCCGGCTTGATCATGGCACCCATCGCCATGAACTCCATGACGGTTTGCTCACCGCCACACCGAGCTGGAATGGAAAGGCACTGATCAGCGGCGGTGAGGACGGCAAGGTCATGCAGCTTGACGCAGATGGCACCGAGACCGAACTGCGTGGCCCGGCGCGCAAATGGGTGTCGGCTGTTGCGCCAGGACCACAAAACGCCGTCGCGTTTTCGGAAGGCAAGAATGTCACCGTGCTGCTTGCGGACAAGACCGAGCGGCACTTTGAGGAGGCCCGCACCGTCGAGGGGCTCGCTTTCGCACCCAAGGGCCTGCGCATCGCCATGGCACGTTACAACGGGGTCTCGCTGGCGTTCGTGAACGGCAATGCACCTGCGCTGGATTTCGAATGGAAGGGCGCACACAATCAGGTGCTGTTCAGCCCCGATGGCCGCTTTTTGGTAACAGCCATGCAGGAAAACGCGCTGCACGGCTGGAAACTTGACGGCAAGCCAGGTGGCGAACAGCGCCATATGCGCATGACCGGTTACCCCGCCAAGGTCAAATCCCTGTCATGGTCGAGCAAGGGCAAATGGCTGGCTTCTTCCGGTGCACCATCGGCCATCGTCTGGCCTTTTTCCGGCAAGGACGGGCCTATGGGCAAAGCGCCTCTGGAGCTCGGACAACGTGCCGACACCATGGTGACCTGTGTGGCCTTCCATCCCATCGAGGATCTGGTGGCCATCGGTTTCGGCGACGGAATGGTGTTGGCGGTTCGTATCGCCGACAGCAAGGAAGCACTTCTGCGCCGACCCGGCCAGGGGCCCATCAGCGCATTGGCCTGGAACAAACCAGGCCGCCTGCTCGCATTCGGATCACAAGCAGGCGACTGTGGTGTTGTCGACATCGCAGGCTGAAGTACACCTGGTCAGGACCAGGACAGCTCCAGTTGCGGCCGGCCATTGGATGTCCGCTCGCGGCTGACACCCTCCTTGCCGATCACACCATTGACCCGTTTCCTGAACGACGAGAAACTGTCGAAGGTAACCACATCAACGGCTTCATCGAGATCCAGTGACACCCGGTAGCTGCCAGGTGCCGAAGTCAGGGCCTGGACGCCAACAATGCGGGCACTGAATGGCTGTCCAAGATAGGCCCCGGTCACCCTGGCACCCGGTGTCAGCTGCTCCGGGCCGGCACGGTTTCCGACTGCAGCATGCAGAGTGTTCGGTAGTGTCCGTACACGTGGTGTAATTTCATCGGCATTGCCGGTGTAATCTGGGTGGCCATCGAGGTGTATGGTCGAGGTGGAGTTAGCAGCTTCAACTACGAGCCACACGGAGACCCCGATGACCAAGACCAATATGGACCTTTCAGAGCTTCTGCAAAAGCACGATCAGGGCGACTTGCTGCGCTCGATTGCCGAGGCTGTTCTTCAGCTGATGATGGAGAGCGATGTCGACGGCCTGATCGGCGCAGGACGCCACGAACGGGCCGAGCAGCGGACGACCTGGCGCAATGGCTACCGTGACCGTTGTCTCGATACCCGATTGGGGACGCTGAACCTGAAGGTGCCGAAGTTGCGGCAGGGCACCTATTTCCCCGGCTTCCTCGAAGCCCGCAAGACCTCTGAGCAGGCTCTGGTTGCGGTGATACAGGAAGCCTGGATTGGCGGAGTGTCCACAAGGCGGGTGGACGAACTGGTTCAGGCTATGGGGCTGAGCGGCATCTCGAAGAGCACGGTGTCCAAGCTGTGCAAGGACATCGACGAGCGGGTCGGCGAGTTCCTCAATCGCCCGCTCTCCGGCGAATGGCCCTATGTCTGGCTCGACGCCACCTACCTCAAGCAGCGCCAGGGCGGTCGGATCGTCAGCGTGGCCGCCATAATCGCTGTTGCCGCCAATACCGAGGGCCGCAGGGAAATCATCGGCCTTGGCGTCGGCCCCTCGGAAGCTGAGACCTTCTGGATGGACTTCCTGCGCTCGCTGAAGGCCCGCGGTCTTGACGGCGTGAAGCTGGTGATCAGCGATGCCCACAGCGGCTTGAAGGGCGCGATCTCCCGGGTCTTCGAGGCAACCTGGCAGCGGTGCCGCGTTCACTGGATGCGCAACGCCCTGGCTCATGTCTCAAAGGGCCAGCACACGGTCGTCGCGGCCGCCATCCGGCAGGCCTTCGATCAGCCAGACCGCAAGCATGCAGGCGAAACATGGCAACGGGTCGCAGATCAGCTCCGCCCGAGATGGCCCAAGCTCGCCGATCTGATGGATGTCAGCGAAAACGATGTGCTGGCCTACATGGCGTTCCCCCGCCAACACAGGACCAAGCTTCACAGCACCAATCCGATCGAGCGGCTGAACAAGGAAGTGAAACGACGTGCCGACGTCGTCGGGATATTCCCCAACGAGGCCTCGATCATGCGTCTCATAGGCGCGGTGTTGTTCGAACAGAATGACGAGTGGCAGACTTCAAGCCGCTACATGATGGTCGAAGCCTTCGCCCAGATCGACAAGGGAGGAGATCGACCCCATCCTCAGCATAACAATGAAAGCCGCCTGATCATGACCTCAGGCCATCTGGAAAATTACACCACCTTGACGGACGTGACCGAGTGTTCCAATCATTGAAGCCGAACTGGGCGGCGATGAGTTCAAGCGCCCGGGAATGATTGATGGCATCGCCATTGGCTTCCATCCGGGACCGCAAACGACGGGCCTGGTCTTTCAATGCGCTCAGTGTTGGCAGTTGCGCGGTACCACGCATGGCAGTTCTCCTGTCATGACATGCTCATTCGAATAGGGGGTGCCCGCGTTCCACCATCTGGCATGTCATCCATAAGGTGACTGCTTGAAAGCTGGAGACTTCACCATGGCTCAACGCCTGCGGACGGCCGGGGCTCCAGACCCGAGGACTGGGAAATAGGGATGCAGGATCGCAATGTCAACCAAGGCCTGAAAGCTTGGTTTGCACACCGAGACTCAGTCGTACCCGCCCATTGAGAGGTCAGTGTGTCGTCACACCACCCAGGGCCTCTTCCCGGTACTCGGTCGGGCTGACGCCGACACGCTCGCGAAACGCCCGGTTGAACGGAGCCAGCGAAGCATAACCGAGACTGAAAGCGTGTTGGATAATCTGCTCGCGCGCAAGCTCGGGATCGGAAAGCCGCCGCTTGGCCTCCGCAATCCGGTAGTCATTTATGAAGGCCGCAAAATTGCGGTAACCGAGCCCGCGATTGATCAACTTTCGCAGACGGTGTTCCGGAACCTGCAGCACGTCTGCCAGCCCGCCGATGGTCAGGCCGGGTTCGAGATAGAGCCCGCCATCCACCGCCTTGACCACACGCTCCAATTCCAGCCGGTCCGCTGACGACATCTCGGCATTGGATGAAGCCATGCTGTTTGAACCATGGCTGTTGCGCTCAAACAATTCACCTTTGAGCCTCGTCAGCCAGAAGGAAAAAACCAACGCAAGCAGGAAGTAGACAACTCCGCACACCAGACAGAATGTCGTGTTCAACGGGCCACGAACGCCCATCAGATTGACTGCGAACACCAAAAGCATAAACGGTGGCACTGTGAAAGCCAATGCGAGGCTGAAGGCGCGGCGCGCATCAACAAGATCCCCTGCACGACTGCTGATCGCCTTGTAGATCACGTGGATCAGCAGTCCCGCATTCAGGGCAACAAGCGCCATCTTGAAGGCCCAGATCACGTCAAACGGCACCATAGAAACCGCGAGAACCAACGGAGCGGACACTCCAACGGGCCACAGGCATCTTGGCCTCAAACAGAAATGGTCATCGAAGAGCGCGCGAACAAACCACCACATGGATATGAAATGGATCTGCTGGAACGACAACAACAGCAAGGTCTCATCGTGGAGAAGCTCCAGAATTGACGGTGCATTCAGAACGATCTCGATCATGCCTGTGACACAGAAGAACAGTCCTGTGACCACAAGGGCATCATAGTTCGGTCGCAGCGCCAAATGCGCGATGATCAGGAGCAGGATCCCCAAATTCGCTCCGCGCAGGAGCAGGTCGATGAAATTGTTTGCCGTCAGTTCGATTGCCATTGGGAAATCCGTTGGACGTTCAGGAGGAGCTTCTCGCAAGTCTTGTCGTGTCCCCGAGATAGGGAGTTCGCACCATTGCGTCCAATCGATTTCAAAAAACTCACGCCAAATCTGAAACAAACCCTTCGTTTTTCAAACCCGCGCGGCACGAAGCGAGAAGCCACGCCATGTTCCTCTCACTGCCAATCAAACCCTACACCTAAAGGCATCGGGAGACAGTCACCCAAATGATTGCCACCCATCGCCAGCACTCTAGCAAAGACACAACAAGGAGACGATCATGATCAGAACAGCCCAAGCAGCCGCCATTGCCCTAGCAGCACTGCTGCCGTTGAGCGCAACAGCTGCATTCGCAGAGTCCGCCGAAAGCCAGGCAGCCCTGTGCACCGAAACACCGGCCAAGGCCGCCAAAGCAGGTGTCGATTGTGTGGCGACCTCCAGCGTCGATACCGGCAAGGCGGTCGATGCTCGGAACTACCCAAGCGGTCCGGTGAGCTTCGCAAACGGCGTGGTTTATTGATACCCGCGCCAGAAAACGCCGTGCTCACTCCAGCATGGCGTTTTCAATCGGGCATTTACGCGCCGCGGTAATCCTCAGGCTAAACCGGCGCGGACATCCGCCTGTTTCAGTTTCTGCCCACCGGAACTTCGTCTTTGCGAAACCGGCCCCATCGCAACCAGCAGGCCTGCAGCAACTTCAAGATAACCGTGCCTGAGCTCCAGCGCCAGAAAGCGTTCGCGCTCCACCGGGCCGGGCATCATCAGCCCGTCAGTCTTCGCTGCCGAGAAGCCGAACTTCTTGTAGTAGGCGGAATCCCCAACAAGAACGATCCCACCATGGCCCAAGCGGCATGCAGTACTTACCGCATGGCGCATCAAAGCCGATCCGATGCCGAAACCGGCGTGTGCTGGATCCACAGCCAGTGGTCCGAGCAACTGCAGCGGCTTACCTCCAGCTGCCACATCCCAAAGCCGAACGGTGCCAACGACCCGACCGCTGCTGTCCCGCGCAACCAACGCAAGATCCCGCGACGGCAGGCGACCGCGCCGGAGTTTCTCTGAGGATTTCCGCTTGCGCCCCGGCCCCATCGCCCGATCGAGCAACGCTTCACGGGCAACACAATCCTTCGGCTGTTCCGCTTGAACCACAAATTTCTGCTGCGATGAAACGAGATCAATGACGCTCATTGACGTGTGCCCCTGCGATCGGTTTTCAAGAAAAAAACACAGATGCCCGAACCCGGGATCATGCACACCCGGGGTCAGACCGATCTGAACGGGGATACCGTTCAGATCACGTAGGATCGCAAGGGTTCAAACCCGTTGAACGCCACCGCAGAATAGGTGGTGGTGTAAGCGCCGGTGCCTTCAATCAGCACCTCGTCGCCGATGGTCAGCGAAACCGGCATCGGATAGGGCGTCTTCTCATAAAGAACATCAGCGGAATCGCAGGTCGGGCCAGCGAGCACGCAGGGCTCCATCTCGTCCCCATCGCGCGGTGTGACGATCGAATAACGGATCGCTTCATCCATCGTTTCGGCCAGCCCGCCGAACTTGCCGATGTCGAGAAACACCCAGCGCACATCATCCTCGTCGGACTTGCGCGACACAAGCACGACTTCAGCCTTGATCGCGCCTGCATTGCCGACCATGCCGCGCCCCGGCTCGATGATGGTTTCGGGAATGTTGTTGCCGAAATGCTTGCGCAGCGATCCGTGGATTGCCTGGCCATAGGCCTGGGCGGTTGGAATGTCCTTGAGATAACGGGTCGGGAAACCGCCACCCATATTGACCATCTTCAGATGAATGCCCTGCTGCGCCAGCTTGTCGAACACTCGGCGTGCATCGCTGAGCGCCGCATCCCAGGCATCAAGCTTCGTCATCTGCGATCCGACGTGGAAAGAGACGCCGTGCGACACCAGACCCAGCTGGTGCGCATAGACCAGAACATCCACAGCCATCTGTGGCACACAGCCGAACTTGCGCGAGAGCGGCCATTCCGCACCTTCGCCGTCAGTCAGCACGCGGCAGAACACTCGGGCGCCAGGGGCTGCACGGGCAATTTTCTCGACTTCCTCATGGCTGTCGACAGCAAAAAGCGTCACGCCCAGCGCATGCGCGCGGGCAATATCGCGTTCTTTCTTGATGGTGTTGCCATAGGAAACGCGCGCCGATGTAGCGCCTGCTTTCAATGCCATTTCAATCTCGGCAACCGAGGCACAATCGAAATTGGAGCCAAGGCCGGCAAGCAGCCGCAGGATTTCCGGGGCAGGGTTTGCTTTCACAGCATAATAGATCGAGCTGTCGGGAAGCGCCTTGCGGAACGAGACGAAATTGTCCCGGACAACATCAAGGTCAACCACCAGGCAAGGGCCATCGGGACGTCGGGTGCGCAGAAAATCAAGAATACGTGCAGTCGTCATCGGGTGCTCCGTTCCAGGCTCGTTTCAAGCCATATCTAGACAGAGCATCGTACGGCCACGACACGAATCCGGCCTTTGGAGGAACCGGAAATCGGCATGGACGCTTGATGCGTCGATGAACCACGCCGTTGAGGGCGATGGTCCGCTCTTGTCTGCCTTGGATTGGAGGGAGAACCCGACCGCACTTCCGGCAATGAAGGTGTGCCTCTTCAGTAACCCCGGCTGTTGGAAAGCCGGCAGACACCAGAAAGGCCCGCACCGTCGTTGCTTCAAGATGTCCTCGCTCTTCCAGATGGCCGGAGAAACGACTGGAGGGGTTAGTTCCAGGTACCTTACCGAATCCTCACCATATCGAGGGTCGGCGGACACCCACAGGCACGTGCGACTTTGGGCATCGCTGATCTAGTGATTTCTGCCCGCTGGTGCAAGCGATTTCTCGTCTAACCCTTGAAATTCATGATTGAAGAACGAATATCGGAATCCTGTTCAACGTCTTGAGACAATAGCTGAAACCCACTCCAATCAATCGCGAAACCCGGAAAGCGGCCTTTCATGGACACACTCACACGCATTCGTGCCTTCATTGATGTGGTGGAAGCTGAGGGGTTTTCTGCGGCGGCCCGAAAGGTTGGCCGCTCCAAGGCACTGTTGTCGAAATATGTCCGGGAGTTGGAGGATGATCTCGGCGCGCTGCTGCTCAACCGCACCACACGGCAGTTCTCCCTGACCGAGGCGGGGCATACCTATTACCGTTCCGCCTCTGACATCCTCAAGGAAATCGACAATCTGGCCGATCTCGTGCGCGAGGGCTCAAAGGACCTCAAGGGCAAGATCCGGATTTCGGCACCGCGAACATTCGTGGACGCCGCTGTGGGCCAATCACTGATTGACTTTGCCGCCGCTCATCCAGACGTGACGCTTGAAATCATCTCCGACGACCGCTTTGTCGATCTTGTCGAGGAAGGCTACGATCTGGCGATCCGGATCACGCGGCTTGAGGATTCGGGACTGATCGCGCGCAAACTGTCGACATTCTCTCTCATCGCCTGCGCATCTCCCGAGTTTCTCGAAAAGACCGGCCCGATCACCCATCCTTCGCAATTGGCGGATGTCCCCTGTATCATCGATACCAATGGCCGTTTCCTGAACAATTGGCGGTTTGACAATCCGGATGGGTCATCGGCTTCGGTGACCGTTTCAGGCAGTTTCGAAGTCAACAGTCCACTTGCCGCGATGCGCGCAGCCGAAGCCGGTATGGGCGTCACCATCCTTCCCGACTTTGTGTTTCGCGAGCGTGAGAAGACCGGGACACTAAAACCCATCTTGACGGAGTTTCTGCCCACCGACCGCGGAATCTACGCGATTTACCCGCATCGGCGATACCTTCCGGCAAAGGTCCGTGCCTTTGTGGACTTCCTGACCCAATGGTTCAAGTCAAACCAATACAAATAATTGCCCCGCAAATTGGCACGTGCCGAAATTCTGTCCATATTGGATGCGACTGATCCTCACTGACTCGTAAACCACAGACTGGTCAACATGATCCACTCCCTGACGCGACACATGCCCGCCCTGGCAGCACTTGCTGCGCTTCTCATCCCTGGAACTGCGGCGGCACATCCTCACATCTTTGCCGAAGCGCGGCTCGAGGTGGAGACATCCGCAAACGGGCAGATAGCGGAATTGCGCCATGTCTGGCGCTTTGACGAGGTGTTCTCCTCAAGCGTGATGCTGGATTTCGATCGCAACGGCAATTTCGAACTCGACCGTGAGGAATTGGCCAGCATCAGCGAGGTCGTCACCGACTCCCTGAAGGATTTCGACTACTACACCTCATTGACGGTCAATGGTGGCGACATGGACATTGAACTGCCCGAGGCAATCAAGGTGGCATTCCAGGACGGTCAGCTGCTGATGTTCTTCGCGGTTCTGCCCAAGCAGCCCTTGCCCATGTCAGGCACGATTGCCATTGGTGTTTTCGACCCGACCATGTACGCGGCTCTGGATTTCATGACCGACGATGACATGGTGGTGACAGGTGCTGGAGCAAAGAAATGCGCGAGCCAGGTTGTCCGCCCCGATCCGGATGAAGTGATTGCGCAAAATCAGGGCTCACTGACCGAAGCCTTTTTCAATGAGCCCACCGGCAACGATCTTTCGAAACTGTTCGCCACCCGGCTCGAACTGGATTGCAAATGAAACCTTTGAACGGAACTGCCAAACAAGCGCTGGCGCTTGGACCAAAAATCTTGCCCGCACTTGTCCTTGGACTTGTTCTTGCAACAACCGTCGCTCACGCACAATCCTCGCTCGGCATCGGCGCGGCGGAACCCTCAATCGCGCCGGTAGGCATTGGCGGCGGCCTGATCCAGTGGGTCAATCAGCAACAGCAGGATTTCTATCGCGCACTTACCGGAACGCTCAAGGCCATGCGCGAGGATCCTTGGCAAATGTGGGGACTGGTCAGCCTTTCTTTCCTCTACGGCGTGTTTCATGCTGCGGGGCCAGGTCACGGCAAGGCGGTGATATCATCCTACATGATCGCCAATGAGGTCGCACTCAGACGCGGAGTGTTGCTGTCATTCCTGTCGTCCTTTATGCAGGCAGTCACCGCGATTGTCGTGGTGACGATTGCCTATTATCTGCTGCGCGGCGCGGCGA
The DNA window shown above is from Hoeflea phototrophica DFL-43 and carries:
- a CDS encoding glyoxalase superfamily protein; translated protein: MWLVVEAANSTSTIHLDGHPDYTGNADEITPRVRTLPNTLHAAVGNRAGPEQLTPGARVTGAYLGQPFSARIVGVQALTSAPGSYRVSLDLDEAVDVVTFDSFSSFRKRVNGVIGKEGVSRERTSNGRPQLELSWS
- a CDS encoding MarR family winged helix-turn-helix transcriptional regulator; this translates as MTKRESQAEALVLVNQVARNARTVLSRYLLDLGLYAGQDGVMLALDDQDGQTPGAIAISLGVKAPTITKTIGRLAAQGFVRREGSPDDGRMLLVFLTDAGRDQIKAVRKAQRRTEKAAFAGLKKKDTAELLELLAKMDANIAKTLNVETVIAGLEPDDDDDGAADQDTTTTGESAAPQTD
- a CDS encoding WD40 repeat domain-containing protein, whose product is MPTVAPVDLDDHCLAVTFLGEVPTFAMASGLVVRLDHGTHRHELHDGLLTATPSWNGKALISGGEDGKVMQLDADGTETELRGPARKWVSAVAPGPQNAVAFSEGKNVTVLLADKTERHFEEARTVEGLAFAPKGLRIAMARYNGVSLAFVNGNAPALDFEWKGAHNQVLFSPDGRFLVTAMQENALHGWKLDGKPGGEQRHMRMTGYPAKVKSLSWSSKGKWLASSGAPSAIVWPFSGKDGPMGKAPLELGQRADTMVTCVAFHPIEDLVAIGFGDGMVLAVRIADSKEALLRRPGQGPISALAWNKPGRLLAFGSQAGDCGVVDIAG
- a CDS encoding NAD(P)/FAD-dependent oxidoreductase — translated: MLRTDTLIIGAGLAGLTAARHLRDSNIDVVVIEKSRSPGGRMSTRRSDYGNFDHGAQYFTSRTPEFTALVNQLVENGDIAPWQPKGKDSTWPWWVGQPGMSAMGKALAGGLDIRFQAQVSGINRIDDGYSVEIEAADNASNAISAARVVAAIPAPQAASLLVPLDPAFTAIEQVVMAPCWAAMVAFDTSPAAVPDILRGDPADPLALIARNSSKPGRNGETFVLHASPAWSRERLEDKKEVVADDLLAAMRHAVAPYTILPEPVHCIAHRWRHALTETALDAPFITNTDSTLLACGDWCIGGRIEAAHQSGLAASRHIVSM
- a CDS encoding LacI family DNA-binding transcriptional regulator; protein product: MAQKVKLSTIAEALGLSTATVSLALRDSPLVADTTRDRIKEKAIDLGYIYNRRAASLRTSRSGIVGVVVHDIMNPFYAEILRAIETELDRSRQTFILSNHYDSVEKQRNFIETLLQLGGDGVIMSPAIGTPASDIRLAEDNGMPAILIARSVPEIDVPTFRGDDAYGTALATNHLISLGHTRIAMIGGTDHTSTGRDRYAGYADALKKAGIEVDPALRIPGPRTKQSGFEAAVNFLANPLKPTAAVCWNDLVAIGLINGIARAGLVPGKDVSVTGYDDLEEAAIATPALTTVWNGQSEVGRFAARALLDKLNGSSEADGLHLIKPEMRIRQSTSPLNPGAGREGMGQ
- a CDS encoding creatininase family protein, which gives rise to MTRQSVTIAVLPLGAHEQHGPHLPFETDAVIAGAVAQRLAKTAPPGIKVEVLPLEPVGYSIEHMDVDGTQTLAFDEAVNRWIRIAGECADRGVRRLMLLNAHGGNSPLLTIVATEARVRFNMLVVATSWTRFGVPDEVISPDDKAYDIHAGDIETSVMLALRPELVRQEAIRDFPSSQQDFTARFKHLRAYGPHAFGWKMSDLNSDGAAGKASQASAAKGEALLDHAVAGLCELLDDMAQFDPDDLR
- a CDS encoding CobW family GTP-binding protein, with translation MTMSEAPAPIPVTVLTGYLGAGKTTLLNRILTESHGKRYAVIVNEFGEIGIDNDLIVESDEEIYEMNNGCVCCTVRGDLIRVVEGLMRRPGRFDAIIVETTGLADPAPVAQTFFMDDDVRSKTRLDAVVALVDARHLPARLKDSREAEDQIAFADVVLLNKTDLVSPEELEAVERIVRAINPSARIHRTERASVALDAVLDRGAFDLSRALDNDPHFLDHDDPDHVCTPDCDHDHSHDHHGHDHHHAHDHDGHGHKHAAPAAIHDLTIESISLRTGPLNPKRFFPWIEKITQIDGPKILRLKGIIAFDGDDDRYVVQGVHMIVEGDHQRAWKDDEKRESRIVFIGRDLDREKLERTFLACQA